ATTACAAACCATTGACAGTAGGCTATATGTTCATAAAATATGAGTATATTACAACTACTAAACATATAGACGGTGGATTATATGatagtttgtgtttctttatgaCAATAATAACACAAACTTAGGCTATATCCTGTGTAAGTTAATAAATAAGTCAAAtgagtgttttaaatgaaaacaatgcTTTAAACATCCATTAGCCATGACCCCACGTGAGTGTGCTCAGTCCCCCCGCGTGCGTCCTTACCGTCCGCGGGCTGGGAGAAGTTGACGTACGCGTATCCGAGGGACCGCCGGGTGATCATGTCTCTGCATACCCGAATGGAGAGCACCGGTCCGGCGGGGCTGAACTTCTCATACAGCATAGCCTCCGTGATGTCAGGGTGCAGGTCGCCAACGTAGAGAGAAGCCATCGGATAACTCCCGGTCGCAGTGTTCATTTcccaaaattccaaaataataaaaaaatcaatctgcCGAGAGCCTCTCAACgactaaaaagcagaaaagactTCAATCCGGTTTGAATGCGGATCAAGACGGGCTCGACGCGGACAGATCAATCTGAGAAACCCtgaaagaataacaaaaatccTCCTCCTTCGGTTAAACCCCGAGGCCtcctgtttatatttttttatcaatattttgcgatttttttaaagtttgaatttcaATATTATTGTACTcgtttttataatgttttgtagcttttattgtttttatatagtttttatttttaagtttttttcccGATAACAGTGAGTTGAACACTCACGGTTGATTTGTGGCCGGGGAAAGAGAGTGTGTTGGGGGAGCGTGGGCACTTTATAGAGAGTAGCGGTGTGGAGGAAACAGTGACCAGGGTCAAATTTAGGATAGGAGGCGGAGGGGGGACGAGCACGCGGCGCGTAAAAGAGAGAGCGCACACTGTCCTGCCCCAACTACAGAGCTGCCCTCCCCACAGCGACACCTGCATGGCAACTGAGGGGCTCAACACAGctccaaaagacaaaaatcactgcaaaaacagagatATGGGATCtagaatgttttcattttagaaaaagattctgagaaaaatgacattttactcCATATTTGATAAATAAGCCATGTGGCTTCAAACTAACATGAATCAAGAAACGACGTAGAGCCATAAAAGTTATACTAATTCACTGCCAACTTCGTTTGATAGATTGATCTTTGTTCCAATACTTCCCTATGTGGTcatgatcattgactgtatatttactggacatatcaaccctTCCCCTCTAGTGCTTGAAACAAGGAAGACAAGAGtaattttgtcagaataaccattcttgctccaattcatttttcttaaaatcttttttccaagcctatttttttttagatttgttttttaattgcgagttattcaaattataaactgaccagaTATCTCAGTAAAAACATGTGGTAAGTGCTGGCCCATACTCGAATGTTTGACGGATCCAAAGCCCCCTTGAGTGTTGTGGACTTTCAACAAACTCATGATTGGCACCAAGTAGTTCCTGTAAAAAGGTTACTCAGATCAATCACTGTGAacaggtttcaaaatggcggcagctGTATTGGCCTAATTTCCAAGGGCCAgaggtaaaacattttctatgggtgacaacACATAGCTTTGTCCAGGGAATTAATATACATCTATGGTCATGACCCTTCACTGTATAAGGGATCTGGACAGAGtgggtgtgatgtcacccatagaaaaagcCTTACTTTTGGTTCaagcaaaattaaataaattccgTTATTTTTCCGTGATACAGATGTTGCCATGTTTTAGGCAGAcaatgattggtccgagtcgacCTAATGAACATTTCGAAGGATAGCACTGCTGTCAATTAGGAGTAAGCTTGTTTTAaatccacaccccttccactgaaaactggctcaggagaatctgtcaaaggtttgaggtggggccagtgggcacctcAAGCTTTTTCTGAGACAtctggtcagtttataactttaataactctcaagaaaaaacaaaatgaaaaattagcaaGAAAAAGTTGAATACCAAAATATCAGacagaattgttattctgacacgTAGAATGAGAACTTTGAATTTATCAATAGAAAactgagattttggcttctttaagccagtagttttttttttttaaacaaaaaatgggGCGGGGGTCATTTAGTCAATTTAAGGACAGTTTCAGGCTCTACATGCCATTGAACAAGAAATTAAACCAACCCCAATTCACAATTCAAACTAGCTGCCTTGTGTATCCAGTCCCACTTGTCAAAGCAGAGTAACTGTATTCAAAATCAGTAAACTAGTTTAAACCAGATCCcaccttctgttttttaaatttgaaaagtcCTAAATTTTGCCCTTTGGTGGCAGATAAATACTAAAACTCCCCAGCAACCCAATTTTAGTCCATTAGTCTTGCTTAAAAGTGTCTATACTCTGAAAATATAGAACCATTTTCATTTGTACAGTTTGAAACTGGTGCCAGGATTGCAGCCtcagttatgttttttatagcaaactaaaccaaaagTCATTCCTCTACAATATGATGCTGAGGGTTTGCATTCTAGATGTGAGACAATAGATAATGCAGAAGCAAGACAAGTCAGGTTTAGATCTTAAAAACTTTTGTTGCAGtaagtttatttaaacatttcttgaaggtgcatttatttttctccattcatcttcctgaaAAGAGGATTgtcaggttaagaaaattcaaattgcattttcatGAAGACTGCCAATTCACTTACCTCATCAAGTACATAAAAGTTGAGCGCAGTCCCTTCAGCCTGGGCACTCTTCCCGTCTTCTCCTCCCCAGCAGCTCTTCTCTGCACTAGTTTAGTCTCAGTTTGATTCAACTCTTCCTCATAACTCAACTTCTGTGAACCATCTGCCCCTTTGGAGAATTCCAGCTTAGAATGAATTATAGGCTGCTGAACATCTTCAGTCACCATGTCATCCACATTCACCCCAGATGGTTCCTCTTCCTCAGAGGAGAGTTCACTCTTGTTAGCGTCTTTTCCATCAGTTTGATCTGGCAATTGCTTTTTCAGGGGCTCCTCTGCAACATCCTCCAGGATTTTAGGGATCGTCTTAGGATGCTCCAGTAACAAGAGATTGATGCTAATCTCATTTGGCAAGTCGGTCTTCACTTCTGAGCTTGTTGATTTTTCAAATCCTTCTTGCAAACCTTCTGTAGTTTCAGGTCGAGGAATTGGCCAGACATCCATTGTATGGATATTCATATCCCATGATTTGCCACCTTGAGACCCTCTCATTGTGGGATCAGCATCTTCACTTTGAGATGGCAGCATTGGACTAGCAGTTGGTGGCTTCATATCTAGGTAGTTTCCATTTGGTGACAACCGAACTGAAAACCCATCTTCAGACCAAGTGGTCATGTCTTTGCCATATTCAGCATCTGCCTGTCCGGGTAGCCATAGTGTTAGTCTGGAAGTTGGATCTTGACTCACTACAACAACCCCTTGTTGGGATGATGGGAGCTCCCTTTGCAGAAAGAGAGAGTCAGACACTGTGCCGTCAGCTTCAACAGGAGAGTTTGACCTGGCAAGTAGTGTGCTTGAAGCTTGAGGTTCAGAGTCCAAAGGTGCATTGGCTTTTACATCGTCATCCACAAGAAGCAGACCAGTGCTGACAATTGCTTTATCTGCAAGGACAGACCAGTCAacacaaaagcatttttaaccCTAGACATACCGGCATACTTACTGCCAGAGTGGATCTTGACTGAAGAGCTTTTACACTTTGAACTACAGCAGGCACAGACATCCACATCTCCATTAAGCTCCACCCATCTAGAAAAGCAGGGTTCACTTTAGAAGtgtaaaaacacattgaaaCCAGGCATGTGTAGGCAATTACTTGGATTGAGTGGCATCATAGTTGCAGGATTTAGAAATAGAGGTGACACCCTGGTCAGAGATGATGACACTGCAGTGGATGTATAGCTAAAGAGAGGACATAGGATTAGAGCAGGCCATTCCTACAATACATCCTGatgaaagtttaaagttttgtcAAATACCAGGAGTTCGTCTTAAGGACCAAGAGTGGGTCACTACAAGAAACCAAACCCACCTCTGAAGTAAGATGAGACGTATTGAGTGCAAAGTTGACCACATTTGCTGCATTAGAACCTGTAAACCATGCAACAGGGTGCGGAGAACCCAATGAGGATGAGCACCTGTCCAAGAAAAGCAGATTAGAACACTTCATTGGGCAATGTCCAGTAAATACATGATTTCCTACCCTTTGTTCAGTAGGACAGCATGTCTAGGTTTTGTCTGGGGCTCAGGGGATGCAGACGAGAAGCAGGAGTGGATGAAGAGTTGCTGATTGGGCCTTGTTTCTGCAGATACTTGGAGGTTCATGACCTGGCCTCTTTTGTAAGAGTTTGATTCCACTGGTTTGGTCCAGGATGCTGCATGAAAAGCAAATGGCCAGCTAAGTATTCAGCCGATTAACCCACAAGCATAAATGTACAAGTTTACTTACAATCCATGGCTTGAATGTTGAAGCTCTTCATAGGAAGAGGTGGTGCTAGGGTAACACTTGGTTTACTATAAAACCTAAAATTAAGCCACATTTAAGTGATCTTAAAGAATCATTtacatttgtaatatttttaagtggtTGGGGACCTTCTGGGGAAGCAGGTAAGCTGAACTGTGAGGGGAGCTTGCCACCAGGGGGAGAGAGCCTTCTTAGGAGTCAGGTTTATGAAGTTTGTAAAGCCCTTCACACCATTCTGCAACTGCAATGCATTCAAAAGGTTGTCAGATGAGGAAATGAAAAATATCCATTGAAGACGTTACTCACCACAGATTTAGTCCCACATTCATCTAACTGGTAGGAAAAAACTAACTGGTCAGGTAGCTCTGTATTGCTGCGACAGTTGTCACCCAGCTGCACATCCTCTGCAGTCAGCGCGAGGCCAAAGGTTTTTTTGTCCACCACAACTGTCAATTTATGCTCATCACATGACACCTGGACTCTAGGAGCATTCATGAACGGAGGGAAACCAGGATCCATGTGAAAGGCAGGTGGCCAGTTTCTCCAGGAGCCAAAGATGTCATTGAATGGCAGAAGTTCAAAGTCCCTATCAAAGGGGGGGAACAACTCATTCTCTAAAACCCCTCCAAAATCCCGGAACACCACGGAATCATCATCGTATCTCAAGTGAGACTCAGCAGAAATGATGTGGCAGAAGAACATGCCAAGAAATAACTGCAGCGACCCCATTGTGAGGGCTCAAAACAAGCCAACAACTGCAGCTCAGCTTCTGATACCACTGTCTTTATTCAGGTGCAGCGGCAGGAGTTACAGGTGCAGCAAATCAGGCTAATGAGGCCGCATTATTACAGCACAGCATGGGGTtcttgtacttttattttgttataccAAGTTACATTTTGACCAAGTTGTCttgatatgaacatttttattaaattatatataatgCATCAGTGTTTCCTcagatttttcaagttttattttaatagaattGTCAATTATGTTGAATTTTACAAAGCAGgcaacacaaaaataatgataaatagattaaaaattgatttaaatttcaaatgtgtattcattttttaaattttcgtttacaaaataattttatttaactatgtttccaaatatgtataaatatatctCAATCTGTATTccctataaagtttataaaaataagcTTGAGGGTAAATAATGACCATAGTTTAATCTTTAAACATGAACGGAAAAACACAATTGATTGTTGCTTTACTTAGAATCTAGCATTTTCTTAACTTTCAtatgaaacaatatttttttgtctaacttATTTATCAATGAATCAccaaaaatttatttaaaatatgtttattttaaaaatttgcttcagtttaacagataaataaagaccaacattttctctttttttctttcatccttATCTTTGCGCGCGTGCCCACAGGCTTCAGCCTGCGgtctgtgggcggagcttcaacACAGGTGTGTATCACGCAGCGTGTGTTTTGCTGTGCCGTTGCGCCTTCCAGGTGAATTTCAATCAAGGAAGTCGTCGACGGACGGAGGGGAGAGTGGAAAAAAACGTCAGAAACAATGATTTTCATCCCGCTTTGGTGGTTTTAACTGTAACCTAAGGAGGAATAAGGAAGTTTAGACATGGCGAGCACAGGTACAGGTATGTCGAATATTTGGTGCATTTTGTGACACTTGGCTGTTTTGGGCGTGGTTTATGTAACAGCAGTTCAGGAAGGAGTATGGatcaacagacttttttttaaacatgcaaaCCTCTAATGTTACAAAAGTAGCCTTGTTTGGATCTACTGAAGTTAAAACTGAAAGTTTAACTGTATAGCTATGGTCAcactttgtgaaaaaaatgaattaaaaaagaggaaaagtgtGATCAAACTTACCTAAACCACATAAAATCAGCTTTACTCATGCACCAGCTTATAATAATGGCGATTATTATAAGtaaaagctgcattttctgtGATTGTGAAAGCGAGAGCAACCTCTGATAACCTTTTAGGACAGGTAAATGTTTGTGCATCACACACCCAAAGCTTTGTCTGCCTCCGGATTGTTGACTGAAGCAGCCTAAATATGTGGGTCCTTTATCTACTGGAGCAGAAGACATTTCTGAGTAGAAAAGTAAACCAAACATGCAGAATTCTTTAAAATGGCAGCTGTAGAAACACACTtaagctgtattttatttttgttaaagttcatttttaaaacatgcatACCGTTCTTTGTAGTATTTCAACatctccacatttttttcatagcttAATGATGATTCAAAGCTTGTTgataccagtttttttttttccaaacttgcACAATGTCTGGGAATGGTTCACATACCTGAGCATCTCATTAAGCTCTTAAGTTGTTTTGAGCAAAAACGACTTTCTTTTTCAGGGATTTGCTGTGCCAACCTCAAAGACAACAAAGCCTTGATGAAGATGGGGCTGGCTCTGGTGCTGGTTGGCCACGTCAACTTTCTTCTCGGGGGGCTGGTTCATGGCGCTGTCCTTC
The genomic region above belongs to Oryzias melastigma strain HK-1 linkage group LG22, ASM292280v2, whole genome shotgun sequence and contains:
- the zpcx gene encoding zona pellucida protein C; the encoded protein is MGSLQLFLGMFFCHIISAESHLRYDDDSVVFRDFGGVLENELFPPFDRDFELLPFNDIFGSWRNWPPAFHMDPGFPPFMNAPRVQVSCDEHKLTVVVDKKTFGLALTAEDVQLGDNCRSNTELPDQLVFSYQLDECGTKSVLQNGVKGFTNFINLTPKKALSPWWQAPLTVQLTCFPRRFYSKPSVTLAPPLPMKSFNIQAMDSSWTKPVESNSYKRGQVMNLQVSAETRPNQQLFIHSCFSSASPEPQTKPRHAVLLNKGCSSSLGSPHPVAWFTGSNAANVVNFALNTSHLTSELYIHCSVIISDQGVTSISKSCNYDATQSKWVELNGDVDVCACCSSKCKSSSVKIHSGNKAIVSTGLLLVDDDVKANAPLDSEPQASSTLLARSNSPVEADGTVSDSLFLQRELPSSQQGVVVVSQDPTSRLTLWLPGQADAEYGKDMTTWSEDGFSVRLSPNGNYLDMKPPTASPMLPSQSEDADPTMRGSQGGKSWDMNIHTMDVWPIPRPETTEGLQEGFEKSTSSEVKTDLPNEISINLLLLEHPKTIPKILEDVAEEPLKKQLPDQTDGKDANKSELSSEEEEPSGVNVDDMVTEDVQQPIIHSKLEFSKGADGSQKLSYEEELNQTETKLVQRRAAGEEKTGRVPRLKGLRSTFMYLMRKMNGEK